The nucleotide sequence AATCGTGGAGGCTTTTACGTTGTTTGCAAAGTTGATACTCCAAACTTTATTTACCTCGATATTTCCCTCCGCCGTAAAGACATGCCAGTTTGGATGTTCAAAATCGTCTTCAAACAGGTCATCATAATCTTCATCACGATCGTCATCGTAGCGGTCATCATCCTCGTAACGATCATCATCATTGTAGCGGTCATCATGGTCTTCGTAACGATCGTCATCCTCGTAACGATCATCGTCATCGTAGCGGTCATCATGGTCTTCATAACGATCGTCATCATCATAACGATCATCATCAGCTAGAACATAGGTTGGGGATAAAACAA is from Bacillus tianshenii and encodes:
- a CDS encoding Ig-like domain-containing protein gives rise to the protein MKGKRTLQTLLAASLVLSPTYVLADDDRYDDDDRYEDHDDRYDDDDRYEDDDRYEDHDDRYNDDDRYEDDDRYDDDRDEDYDDLFEDDFEHPNWHVFTAEGNIEVNKVWSINFANNVKASTITSKNIYVRNKQGQIVNTTLSTADSKTVKVKPQQNYQKGQTYYLYVTNDVQTAGNKKLNQSYVLKFTTKGLDLGIK